Genomic window (Gadus morhua chromosome 3, gadMor3.0, whole genome shotgun sequence):
CTGACCCACGTTGTGGGGCCTACCTGTATACGTGCTTGCCTGATAAATGGTTAAGCAATAAAGTTCAACCAAGGTGTGCCGTCAAAAGTAATGACGAAGCAAGTTGCAAAACCTTTAACAGTGGTTCCTCTCGTTGTTTTGCGGGCATCGGTTGGCAAAGGCTACATTTAATTGGAGAGCATGATAAACATTTCATCGACGGCCTCGCCTAACCCTTGCTCATTGTGTTGGTTCATTTAATTCTTCAGTTCACCTACTGAAGTGTCATGCATTCACTTCAGGAAAACAGAATTGTACTGTTTTTCTGAATTAATTACATAATTATTTCGGAATTCAGATCATCTTTATCATAAATAACAATTTCTGTTCATTGTTCAAAGTGATAGGTCCAAAGTTTAAAATGTAGTATAGGCCTTATAGCGGTGGGGTTGAGCTTATTCTCCATGAAAACTTATTTCGGaattttgagaaaataatcTCTTTAATTCGGAGGAACATGGCAAACCAGTGATTCTGCATTGTGCAGTAGGCCTATGCACTAAAGTTGTTGGATCAGGTCGTGGATTGATTGATATTGTTATAGACATTATAGGCCGAATTGACATGACCTTCTACAATAAGCCTATTGATATAGACATATAGACAGACACAAATAGCTCATTATTTGGTTTAATGTACATTCTGTATCATACGGTTCACAAAGAAAAGGTGAAAGCCGTCAAGCTTGTCCGTCGCAGCATTTACCTGTTGATCCACTACCACAGGTGACACCCCAGAGTTCTTGACCCGCAGTTCGGTGGAGCCATGCCGGGGAGCCATTACAAAACGCGCAGTTAATTCTGGGAATAACCATTAGTCTTGCACATTCACATTCAAGGATCACCAACACCTGCCTGCTCCTCGCAAAACGTCGCCGATTCTAGGCTTATGTGTCCAAAGATAAATATCGGTCAAATATTTTCCAAAGATCACCTATATCCAATTCGTGTCATATTAGTGCTGTGTTGATCTCACAATTAttcacaatttaaaaaaaacgaaaaaatagcAATCTATCGTTAAACGAGACGTCATCTGATCCATCAATCTTCAGGTGAAGCTGCGAGTGCGAAGCTTGCAGGCAACAGGTGTTTGTGACGTAAAGGGTTGACACCCAGCAACAGCGCTTTAAGGGAACAAAAACTGTTAAAATAGATTCACCTCGGACTATATCTACAGCTATAAAGGGCTGTATTCACCTACGCTATTAGTACTCTATTTAAGGAGATATGATATGGTCTCTTTGAAACGTTAAACCCTCGTTGATGCTTAACATATGCTATGGAATATAAATAAAGCAGTTATCGTAGGGGTTTAAGGATGAACGATAAGCCTATGCCACCACTTCAATGTGTAGCCTAACAATGAGTGCGAAAGTTCATAGTGAATAATTAATAATCAGTTTTTAATGCAAAAATAtccccaaaaaaataataacttgAATATTGACGTTGCATAGATAATATGATGATAGGTATTTTCAGTTTTCAGTTGTGTTTACACTGGCATATAtccgccactagagggcagcaaTGTGGTTGTACTCGTCATGGAAACGCCATCTTCCGAACTAAATAACAAAAATGAACTCGGTCCTTGCcctgggaaaaacggggaactcTCGATGAGTGAACCAGGGAGTCGTAGTTCTGTGCCCGAAAGCGgaggaaatgtaaatgttttggtGCCAAGAGAGAAATCCACACCCTCCAGGCTCTCCACACTGActtgctcctcccccccactgcCTACACCTGAGTCAGGGCTCATGGCTCTACCTTCAAGCAACTTGACCTTTTCATAGTCCAAACAAACCTCCGGTGACCCGACCTTTTCATAGTCCAAACAAACCTCCAGTGAACTGACCTTTTCATGATCCAAACAAACCTCCAGTGACCCGACCTTTTCATAGTCCAAACAAACCTCCAGTGATCCCTGACCTATGATATCTCCCCGGACGAATCCTTGACTCAGCAACTTTTCAATCGGCgattcttctccttcctcttcttgacTCTCTGAACCTTGAGACCCACCCTCAGCCGTgctgcctcctccctctcccacctcttcGTATCTCTTGCAGAACTTCATGGACCCGCTAGTGCCGATAGGAGCGCCGGGGATCATGTTGAGTAGATTCAGGTCAGATGGAGCCCTTCCTTCTCCGCCCTCCCCCTGATACTCCTCTGTTCCTCCCGTTACCGCCTCACCCACGGCTCCCCCGCCCATGGGTCCGTAAGGGGAGTCGGCGCTGCAGGGCTTCAGGTGAGGGTGGGCCTCGAcgtggaggagcaggtggggataGCTTGGGTTGGAGTACCTGGAGGCGGCCTTGAGCTTCTGCGCAAGTGGTGCAGACCGGCTGTGTTTGGAGGCCTTGAGGTTCAGTGTTGCCGGCTGGCGGCTGGTGACCTCCACTGAGGAGATCAAATCTAGACCAGTCAGGGTGTGATGGGACTCGCTGGGGAAGCCAGGCTTCAGCCAAACCTTGAGGAGGACCAATggagaaatgtgtgttttaatgtggcGTGTATCATCATCTAATATTGAGGAATTAACAGTGACGTAGAGGGAATGggatgcatgtcattaaggggcaggAAAGGGACGGCGTCTTGCTCATGGACACCCCTAGCCAATACCACTCAGCCACTCCCAGCCTAGTTGCTACATGTTCTCTCTATACACAGTACTTTTGTCAACTTTTGTAAATCCTCTAAAAATTACAATTATTTCCCATGCTGATTTGGTGCTTTAATCAGAGGCCTAACTGGCCTAATATTTTGGTTTCATTGCAGAGGTGCTGGAAAAAGTTTCtagaagcagtagtagtagtagtagatatATTTATTTCGGTCCATCAAAGCACAGCACATACATAcggtcaataaaaaaaataataataatggccgAAAAGGTCTAGGCTGAAGCCGAGGCTTATTATGCCGACCCTTTTTACAATAATAggattttttcattattaacaCCTTCATTTACCATtatcaattatatatttatttatatatatttatatttatttataaaagaaaaatacatatactgtatacatatatatatatatatattttttctaacgtttacaaatatatagctctctacaaatacataatataatataacaagatataatataacaagataatatactattaatataatacactaaaaatataatatatatattcatactttAACGTCTCAAAATATATCATTttctacaaatacaaaacatagcataacataacgtaacagaatataatataataagatacaatataacataatacaATGTAACATAAGATGACGCAatactataaatataatataccgtaaatatgaatataatatactataaaCATAATATACCATGAATACAACATAagataacataatataacacaacacataatacaatataatattcgaaaaaagaaaagaaaaaagtcaTAATGACGCTTTATATCTTTCTATGACCTTGGTTTTGAAATTccttttgaattttttaataGAGTTGCACGTTTTTAGTTCACAGTCCAATTTGTTCCAAATGTTGATACCTTTGACGGAAATGCACCTGCTCTTAGTGTCCGTTCTTGCCCCTGCACTTCTAAACATATGTGCGCCTCTTAATTGGTAGTGACCATCTCTAGCCCCAAACAGCTCCTGGATGCAGTGCGGAAGTGTTCTGTGGTGTGCCTTGTACATTACAACTGCCGTTCTGAGGACAGCTAGATCTTCAAATTTCAATGCGTGGAGTTTAATGAAAAGAGGATTTGTTGTTGCACAATAGTTAGCATGATTTATAATTCTTATGGCTTTTTTTTGCAGTAAAAAAATTTGGTTGATGTTTGTTTTATATGCATTACCCCATACCTCAACACAGTAAGTGATGTAAGGAAGAATGAGGGagcaatacaatatatatagtgagttctgatttaaaatatttttaattttatacaATATTGCAATGGTTTTTGATATTTtagattttatattatttatctgtGGCTTCCAGTTAAGTTTATTATCGATTATGGTtcccaaaaatgtattttcatttaCACGCTCAATTTCAACATCATTAATCTTAAGTTTAGCCTGTTCGTTAATTTTCTTATTGCCAAAGATAataaatttagttttttttaggtTCAAAGACAGCTTATTAATGTCAAACCACTTCTTTAGAATTGTTAATTCGTTTTCCACTTTATCCAGGAGTTGCTCAATGTCTTTTCCAGAGCAGTACAAACTGGTGTCATCcgcaaacaaaacacactttaGTAATTTCGAGACGTCACATAGATCATTAATGTACATAATAAAAAGTTTAGGACCCAGCACAGAGTCCTGTGGGACCCCATGCGTTACTTTTTGCAAGTCAGAGTCTACATTATACATATGCACATATTGGTCTCTATCATCAAGGTAACTTCTAAGCCAGTTGTGAGCAATGCCTCTTACACCATACCTTTCCATTTTTTCCAAGAGTATACCATGGTCAATTCTGTCAAAAGCCTTCTTTAGGTCGATAAAAACCCCAACTGTATATTCCCTGTTGTCTATTGCAGTAGATATCCCTTCAACCAGCTCCATCACTGCCATTGAGGTGGACATATTGCATCTGAAACCATACTGGTGGTCGCTCAATAGATGGTGCTTCTCTATAAAATTATCTAATCTTTCAACAAACAATTTTTCAAGTATTTTCGAGAAttgggagagcagagagattgGTCTATAGTTTGTGAATTGATGGCTGTCTCCACTTTTGAAGATTGGAATTACTTTAGCAGTTTTCATTGTATTTGGGAAAATTCCTGTGAGGAAAGATTGGTTGCAGATATAAGTGAATGGTGTTACTATGCAATCAACTATGTTTTTTACTAGCATCATATCTAAATTGGCAAAGTCAATGgactttttgtttttgaatttatttacaatatcaagaatttcattttcatttacatTGCCGATAAAGATGGAATTTGGATTCCGTATGATATTGTTTACATCCAATCCTTCCTTATCTCTCTGCTCTAAAATCTCTGTAGCTAGGTTAGATCCAACTTTTACAAAGAAATTATTGAATTCATTTGCAATTTCCTTTGATTTATCCATGATTATATTCTCTTTAGTAAAGTACATTGGATAGTCATTTTTGCCAGTGCCTTTTTTGATTATGCTATTTAAAATTGTCCATGTCCCTTGGATGTTACTCCTTTGCTGTTCCAGTAGCCTATGGTAATATTCCTTCTTATTGAATCTAATAAttcttattaatttatttttgtatgtctTATATCTATTTCTGCAtcttttgttctttgttttaaGAATAGCCTGTAAAGtaaatttttctttttacaggcGTTTTCTATACCTTTAGTAATCCATGGCTTATCATGTCTATATTTTTTCCTGGTAGCAGTCTTTCTTATTGGACAGTGTTTATCATATAGCTTAAGTATAGTCGACAGAAAGGCCTCATAGGCTTGATTAGGGTCTTCAGTTGCATAGACCTGATTCCAAGTCTGTGTGCTTAGGTCCATCCTAAGGGCAGCGATGGCTTCTGGTGATCTACATCGAGTCAACTGATGGGTGTggttcttttttatattttccaccTCAAGAAGATTTTTAAAGATAGCAAAAACAGGAAGATGATCGCTTATGTCATTTATAGAGAGCCCAGCTGTTACTTGACTAGCTATTGTATTGATGAAAATATTATCTATCAATGTGGCTGTGTCCTTTGTTATTCTACTTGGTTTTGTAATAAGAGGAAATAAACTATTACTATACATTGTATTGATAAAATCAATTGTGTTATTGTTTCCATGGGGATTAAGCAGATCAATATTAAAATCTCCACATATAATATGAACCTTGTTGTGGTTTAAGTTAGCAAACATTGCTTCTGATTTACAAGTGAAAGTGTCTAGACAGGATCCAGGTGTTCTATACACACAgctaataattatatttttggaTTTCTCTACTGTAATTTCTATAGTTAAGGATTCAAGAATATCATCTATGTTTATTGTCATGCTTTTAAGCATGGTACATCTTAGAGCTGTGTCAACATATAGTgcaactcctcctccttttttgTTTGTCCTGTTAGATGTAAACAGCTCGTACCCCTCCATTTCCACATTATGACCTTTCTCATTATCAAGCCAAGTCTCAAATACAgcaattacattacatttattaaatTGGCACAGGTAATCCTTGATTTTGGTAAAATTTTTGTAGAGACTTCTACTGTTGAAGTGTATAATAGAGAAAGTAGTACCCCTTCTTACACTTTTAAATTGTTCGTCAGAGTAGTATTCACAattgttgtttatgttattataaaaGTGGTTTTCAGGATCAATTTCATTACAAACCTCATACATTTTGTGCTCCGTGTGGTCAAAGTTTGCAAAATTTAAATGTTCATACTTGCTATAGAGATTATATTCGCAGACTTCCCCAACATTATCATCGTCTAAAAACTCAACATCATCAATATTTCTGAATGGGTACAAGTAGTCATCCACAGAATCTGTCATTAGCTTTTAGAGCAGTAGCTTTTAGagcagtacacacacgcaggattTTGTTTAGGAACTACCTAACTTTTCTAGTTGATCAATGCTCCAGATGCACAGAACTTTAGCCTGTTCAGGTATGCCATTCAATTTAACAAACACTTTACAGTTAGAGGTCCAAGTGGCCTGAATTTTTCCCTGCTTCTTCATGACCCTTGCTTGTCTTGCAATATCTGCATTCTTTTTTGTGAGATGCTCATTTATATAGACATTTGTGCCCTTCAATCGGCGGCCCTGCCTGAGCAGGTCAATTTTGTGCTTTCGGTTTGCAAAGTGAGCAATGACAACATGTTTGTCTTTTTGGTTTTTTGTTGGGATGATGTGGCAAGCTTCAATGTTGCGTCTGTCGATAGCTATCTGTTTGTCATGGAGGAAGGCTGTTACCTGAGCCTCAGCTGAATCATCATGGCCAGCACTATCCACCACACTCGCATCCCCATTCAGGGCCCGAGCATAAGACCGTGGCTTGATCACTAGTCCAGTTATAATTACATCATTCATGCGCGTATACTGCTCTAAGTCAGATACACGCGTTTCCAAATAGTTTATCTTGTTCTGCTGGTCCTCATTTACCATCTTAAGGTCCTTGATTTCACTCATCAGATTAATTATAGTACGCTGCTGTTTGTTTATGGTTGCCAATTCGTCCCCCATTAAGTTCAAAGAAGCTTTTAATTCCTCTAACATTTGGAGAACATTTCTAAACATTTTAAAGCTAACCGGAGATTTGCCTTCAGGACCGAGTAAGTGATCCAGGTTTGGCAGAGG
Coding sequences:
- the LOC115539715 gene encoding uncharacterized protein LOC115539715 isoform X1 — protein: METECDPLCQMELTGLEKGGQYQARSRVRPSEAVYKSEWSDWSPVLHWVFAVGTEVSSTTERELVMQLEALVTAVVGAVVFLSLAIIVCKTDRETWVFMVKKISGPPLPNLDHLLGPEGKSPVWLKPGFPSESHHTLTGLDLISSVEVTSRQPATLNLKASKHSRSAPLAQKLKAASRYSNPSYPHLLLHVEAHPHLKPCSADSPYGPMGGGAVGEAVTGGTEEYQGEGGEGRAPSDLNLLNMIPGAPIGTSGSMKFCKRYEEVGEGGGSTAEGGSQGSESQEEEGEESPIEKLLSQGFVRGDIIGQGSLEVCLDYEKVGSLEVCLDHEKVSSLEVCLDYEKVGSPEVCLDYEKVKLLEGRAMSPDSGVGSGGEEQVSVESLEGVDFSLGTKTFTFPPLSGTELRLPGSLIESSPFFPGQGPSSFLLFSSEDGVSMTSTTTLLPSSGGYMPV
- the LOC115539715 gene encoding uncharacterized protein LOC115539715 isoform X2 — its product is METECDPLCQMELTGLEKGGQYQARSRVRPSEAVYKSEWSDWSPVLHWVFAVGTEVSSTTERELVMQLEALVTAVVGAVVFLSLAIIVCKTDRETWVFMVKKISGPPLPNLDHLLGPEGKSPVWLKPGFPSESHHTLTGLDLISSVEVTSRQPATLNLKASKHSRSAPLAQKLKAASRYSNPSYPHLLLHVEAHPHLKPCSADSPYGPMGGGAVGEAVTGGTEEYQGEGGEGRAPSDLNLLNMIPGAPIGTSGSMKFCKRYEEVGEGGGSTAEGGSQGSESQEEEGEESPIEKLLSQGFVRGDIIGQGSLEVCLDYEKVGSLEVCLDYEKVGSPEVCLDYEKVKLLEGRAMSPDSGVGSGGEEQVSVESLEGVDFSLGTKTFTFPPLSGTELRLPGSLIESSPFFPGQGPSSFLLFSSEDGVSMTSTTTLLPSSGGYMPV